A section of the Streptomyces sp. Je 1-369 genome encodes:
- a CDS encoding SCO1860 family LAETG-anchored protein translates to MAVATALAAGPAALAGAGSAQATGGDSHKGGRADAVVLRTGLNVALLNKTVNIPLKVALNEVRAPASAEKTALSARLDGVDGGRPFSVLRADVATAKATVRGGTARGYSNIARAKMHVPGLPLLSLIEVEQVTSKAVCAEGERPVAESNLLGAVTVLGKKVTLTAKGTTEVKVPGVGEVTLALSKTHTTSRTAAASALELTVSVNPLKLNVAEVTGTVTLAGAGCETPVGVTPPKESGEQPQGKPKAPVEPATEANLAETGGNSMTPYVAGGAVVLLLAGGGAVTLARRSRG, encoded by the coding sequence ATCGCTGTCGCCACCGCGCTGGCCGCCGGTCCCGCGGCCCTCGCAGGTGCGGGGTCCGCGCAGGCGACGGGAGGCGACAGCCACAAAGGCGGGCGGGCCGACGCCGTCGTGCTGCGCACCGGCCTGAACGTCGCCCTGCTCAACAAGACCGTGAACATCCCGCTCAAGGTCGCCCTCAACGAGGTGCGGGCCCCCGCGAGCGCGGAGAAGACCGCGCTGTCCGCCAGGCTCGACGGCGTCGACGGCGGGCGGCCGTTCAGCGTCCTGCGCGCGGACGTCGCCACGGCGAAGGCGACGGTGCGGGGCGGCACGGCCCGGGGCTACAGCAACATCGCACGCGCCAAGATGCACGTGCCGGGGCTCCCGCTCCTCTCCCTCATCGAGGTGGAGCAGGTCACCTCCAAGGCCGTCTGCGCGGAGGGTGAACGCCCGGTCGCCGAATCGAATCTGCTGGGCGCGGTGACCGTGCTCGGCAAGAAGGTCACGCTCACGGCGAAGGGCACGACGGAGGTGAAGGTGCCGGGGGTCGGCGAGGTCACCCTCGCCCTTTCCAAGACGCACACGACGTCGCGTACGGCGGCGGCGTCGGCGCTGGAACTCACGGTGTCCGTGAACCCGCTGAAGCTGAACGTCGCCGAGGTGACGGGCACGGTGACGCTGGCCGGGGCGGGATGCGAGACGCCGGTGGGGGTGACGCCGCCGAAGGAGTCCGGCGAGCAGCCGCAGGGCAAGCCGAAAGCCCCGGTCGAGCCCGCAACGGAGGCGAACCTCGCGGAGACGGGCGGCAACTCGATGACGCCGTACGTGGCGGGCGGCGCGGTGGTGCTGTTGCTGGCGGGAGGCGGAGCGGTGACGCTGGCGCGCCGCAGCAGGGGTTAG
- a CDS encoding amidohydrolase family protein, with product MSDHAVLHVKGRVLVGPDDVRDELWVVGGRVTYDRPVGTAADDVRTVEGWTLPGLVDAHCHVGLDAHGPVDADTAEKQALTDREIGALLLRDAGSPSDTRWTDDRDDLPKIIRAGRHIARTRRYIRNYAHEIEPDELVAYVAQEARRGDGWVKLVGDWIDRDAGDLTACWPRDAVRAAIAEAHRLGARVTAHCFAEDSLRDLVEAGIDCIEHATGLTEDTIPLFAERGVAIVPTLVNIATFPDLAAGGEKKFPRWSDHMRRLHARRYDTVRAAYDAGIPVFAGTDAGGSLPHGLVAAEIVELTRAGIPALDALSATTWGAREWLGRPGLTEGAPADLVVYEADPRDDVRVLGAPRRVVLNGLVVG from the coding sequence ATGAGCGATCACGCGGTGCTGCACGTGAAGGGTCGGGTGCTCGTCGGGCCCGACGACGTACGGGACGAACTGTGGGTGGTCGGGGGGAGGGTGACCTACGACCGCCCCGTCGGCACCGCCGCCGACGACGTCCGCACGGTCGAGGGCTGGACCCTGCCCGGCCTGGTCGACGCCCACTGCCACGTGGGCCTGGACGCGCACGGACCCGTCGACGCGGACACCGCGGAGAAGCAGGCGCTCACCGACCGCGAGATCGGCGCCCTCCTCCTGCGCGACGCGGGTTCGCCGTCCGACACCCGCTGGACGGACGACCGCGACGACCTCCCGAAGATCATTCGCGCGGGCCGCCACATCGCGCGCACCCGCCGCTACATCCGCAACTACGCCCACGAGATCGAGCCCGACGAACTGGTCGCGTACGTCGCACAGGAGGCCCGGCGCGGCGACGGCTGGGTCAAGCTCGTCGGCGACTGGATCGACCGCGACGCGGGCGACCTCACGGCGTGCTGGCCCCGCGACGCGGTGCGGGCGGCCATCGCGGAGGCGCACCGCCTCGGGGCCCGCGTCACCGCCCACTGCTTCGCCGAGGACTCGCTGCGCGACCTGGTCGAGGCGGGCATCGACTGCATCGAGCACGCGACGGGCCTCACGGAGGACACGATCCCGCTCTTCGCGGAGCGCGGCGTCGCGATCGTCCCCACGCTCGTCAACATCGCCACGTTCCCGGACCTCGCCGCGGGCGGCGAGAAGAAGTTTCCGCGCTGGTCGGACCACATGCGCCGACTGCACGCACGCCGCTACGACACGGTGCGGGCCGCGTACGACGCGGGCATCCCCGTCTTCGCGGGCACCGACGCGGGCGGCTCCCTGCCGCACGGCCTGGTGGCGGCGGAGATCGTCGAGCTGACCCGCGCGGGCATCCCCGCGCTGGACGCGCTCTCGGCGACGACCTGGGGTGCGCGGGAGTGGCTCGGCCGCCCGGGGCTCACGGAGGGCGCGCCGGCGGACCTCGTGGTGTACGAGGCGGACCCGCGGGACGACGTGCGCGTGCTGGGCGCGCCCCGCAGGGTCGTGCTGAACGGGCTGGTGGTGGGCTGA
- a CDS encoding pyridoxal-phosphate-dependent aminotransferase family protein gives MTHPFLDLAPLSAQHFAAIEARVARLLDTEQDVVIMQGEALLPLEGCIRGAAAPGTTALNVITGPYGQTFGNWLRDCGATVIDLAVPFHTAVTAEQVRQAFAEHPEIDFVSLVHAEAATGNTNPVAEIGAVVREHGALFMLDAVASVAAEPLLPDAWGVDLCVIGAQKAMGGPAGVSAVSVSERAWERVAANPRAPRRSYLSLLDWKERWIDGGRKALLHAPAQLEMLALEACVERIEGEGLEALMARHAAAAAAVRAGAIALGGGLEPYVHDAVDAAPVATTLRTPAGVDASALVARALAADPVLPLVAGGGALAKEMIRVNHYGPDATRGVVHASLAALGGALGETGVAVDLEGARRAVTDVFTTA, from the coding sequence GTGACGCACCCCTTCCTGGACCTGGCGCCGCTGAGCGCCCAGCACTTCGCCGCCATCGAGGCGCGGGTGGCCCGGCTGCTCGACACGGAGCAGGACGTCGTGATCATGCAGGGCGAGGCGCTGCTGCCCCTGGAGGGGTGCATCCGGGGCGCGGCGGCGCCGGGTACGACCGCGCTGAACGTGATCACCGGTCCGTACGGGCAGACGTTCGGCAACTGGCTGCGCGACTGCGGGGCGACCGTCATCGATCTCGCCGTGCCGTTCCACACCGCGGTCACGGCCGAGCAGGTGCGTCAGGCGTTCGCCGAGCACCCGGAGATCGACTTCGTGTCGCTGGTGCACGCGGAGGCGGCGACCGGGAACACCAACCCCGTCGCGGAGATCGGTGCGGTCGTGCGGGAGCACGGGGCGCTGTTCATGCTGGACGCGGTCGCCTCGGTGGCGGCCGAGCCGCTGCTGCCGGACGCGTGGGGCGTGGACCTGTGCGTGATCGGCGCGCAGAAGGCGATGGGCGGGCCCGCGGGTGTCTCCGCGGTGTCGGTGAGCGAGCGGGCGTGGGAGCGCGTCGCCGCGAATCCGCGGGCGCCGCGCCGCTCGTACCTCTCACTCCTGGACTGGAAGGAGCGGTGGATCGACGGCGGCAGGAAGGCGCTGCTGCACGCGCCCGCGCAGCTGGAGATGCTGGCGCTGGAGGCGTGTGTGGAGCGCATCGAGGGGGAGGGCCTGGAGGCGCTCATGGCGCGGCACGCCGCGGCCGCCGCGGCGGTCCGTGCGGGGGCGATCGCGCTGGGCGGGGGCCTCGAGCCGTACGTGCACGACGCGGTGGACGCGGCGCCGGTCGCCACGACGCTGCGGACGCCTGCGGGTGTCGACGCGTCCGCGCTGGTCGCCAGGGCGCTCGCCGCCGATCCGGTGCTTCCGCTGGTCGCCGGGGGCGGGGCGCTCGCCAAGGAGATGATCAGGGTCAACCACTACGGTCCTGACGCGACCCGAGGCGTCGTCCACGCGTCGTTGGCCGCGCTGGGCGGCGCGCTGGGTGAGACGGGTGTCGCGGTGGACCTGGAGGGCGCTCGCCGCGCGGTGACGGACGTCTTCACGACGGCCTGA
- the ectA gene encoding diaminobutyrate acetyltransferase, which produces MTAAQADLPTDLRAKFQKLPEGLRLDSPDVADGAAIWRIARDSKVLDLNSSYSYLLWCRDFAATSLVARDADGETVGFITGYIRPEHPDVLMVWQVAVDHGQRGRGLAGALLEGLTAKVAAGRALTRIETTIAPSNTASERLFLSFARRHGASVERKVLFDAGLFPDDGHEPEVLYRIGPLDH; this is translated from the coding sequence ATGACCGCTGCACAAGCCGATCTACCGACCGACCTGCGAGCGAAATTCCAAAAACTGCCGGAGGGGCTGCGACTCGACAGTCCCGATGTCGCCGACGGCGCCGCGATCTGGCGGATCGCCCGCGACTCGAAGGTGCTCGACCTGAACTCGTCCTACAGCTATCTGCTGTGGTGCCGTGACTTCGCGGCCACGTCCCTCGTGGCCCGGGACGCCGACGGGGAGACGGTCGGGTTCATCACCGGCTACATCCGGCCCGAGCACCCCGACGTCCTGATGGTCTGGCAGGTGGCCGTCGACCACGGTCAGCGTGGCCGCGGCCTCGCCGGCGCCCTGCTCGAAGGACTGACCGCGAAGGTCGCCGCGGGCCGGGCGCTGACCAGGATCGAGACGACGATCGCGCCCTCGAACACCGCGTCCGAGCGGCTCTTCCTCTCCTTCGCGCGGCGACACGGCGCGTCCGTCGAGCGGAAGGTCCTGTTCGACGCGGGGCTCTTCCCCGACGACGGCCACGAGCCCGAGGTGCTGTACCGCATCGGTCCACTCGACCACTGA
- the ectB gene encoding diaminobutyrate--2-oxoglutarate transaminase: protein MTITQPDLSVFETLESEVRSYCRGWPTVFDRAQGSRMYDEDGHEYLDFFAGAGSLNYGHNNPVLKRALIDYIERDGVTHGLDMSTTAKRAFLETFQNVILRPRDLPYKVMFPGPTGTNAVESALKLARKVKGRESIVSFTNAFHGMSLGSLAVTGNAFKRAGAGIPLVHGTPMPFDNYLDGRTPDFIWFERLLEDSGSGLNTPAAVIVETVQGEGGINVARAEWLRKLADVCERWDMLLIVDDIQMGCGRTGAFFSFEEAGITPDIVTVSKSISGYGMPMSLCLFKPELDVWEPGEHNGTFRGNNPAFVTAAAALETYWTDGPAMEKQTRARGEQIEQALTSIVEENRSAIKEWRGRGMVWGVEFHDKDRASAVAKRAFELGLLIETSGPEGEVVKLLPALTITPDELDEGLRTLARAVRESA from the coding sequence GTGACCATCACCCAGCCCGACCTGAGCGTCTTCGAGACCCTGGAGTCGGAGGTGCGCAGCTACTGCCGCGGTTGGCCTACGGTCTTCGACCGCGCGCAGGGCAGCCGCATGTACGACGAGGACGGCCACGAGTACCTCGACTTCTTCGCCGGAGCCGGATCGCTCAATTACGGCCACAACAACCCGGTCCTGAAACGCGCCCTGATCGACTACATCGAGCGGGACGGCGTCACGCACGGTCTCGACATGTCGACGACGGCGAAGCGCGCCTTCCTCGAGACGTTCCAGAACGTCATCCTGCGCCCGCGCGACCTGCCGTACAAGGTCATGTTCCCGGGCCCGACGGGCACCAACGCCGTCGAGTCGGCGCTGAAGCTGGCCCGCAAGGTCAAGGGCCGCGAGTCGATCGTGTCGTTCACGAACGCCTTCCACGGCATGTCGCTCGGCTCGCTCGCCGTGACCGGCAACGCGTTCAAGCGCGCCGGCGCCGGCATCCCGCTGGTGCACGGCACCCCGATGCCGTTCGACAACTACCTCGACGGCCGGACCCCCGACTTCATCTGGTTCGAGCGCCTCCTGGAGGACTCCGGCTCGGGCCTGAACACCCCCGCCGCCGTGATCGTCGAGACGGTGCAGGGCGAGGGCGGCATCAACGTCGCCCGCGCCGAGTGGCTGCGCAAGCTCGCCGACGTGTGCGAGCGCTGGGACATGCTGCTCATCGTCGACGACATCCAGATGGGCTGCGGCCGCACCGGCGCGTTCTTCTCCTTCGAGGAGGCGGGCATCACGCCGGACATCGTGACGGTGTCGAAGTCCATCAGCGGCTACGGCATGCCGATGTCGCTCTGCCTGTTCAAGCCGGAGCTCGACGTCTGGGAGCCGGGCGAGCACAACGGCACGTTCCGCGGCAACAACCCCGCGTTCGTGACGGCCGCCGCCGCCCTGGAGACGTACTGGACCGACGGCCCGGCGATGGAGAAGCAGACCCGCGCCCGCGGCGAGCAGATCGAGCAGGCGCTGACCTCGATCGTCGAGGAGAACCGTTCGGCCATCAAGGAGTGGCGCGGCCGCGGCATGGTCTGGGGCGTCGAGTTCCACGACAAGGACCGCGCGAGCGCCGTGGCGAAGCGGGCCTTCGAACTGGGCCTGCTCATCGAGACCTCCGGCCCCGAGGGCGAGGTCGTCAAGCTCCTTCCGGCGCTGACGATCACCCCCGACGAGCTGGACGAGGGGTTGCGCACGCTGGCCCGCGCGGTACGCGAGTCCGCCTGA
- a CDS encoding ectoine synthase has protein sequence MIVRSFKDIEGTDRHVKAASGTWESKRIVLAKERVGFSVHETILYAGTETSMWYANHIEAVVCTKGEAELTDDTTGEKYTITPGTMYLLDGHEKHTMRIKEDFHCICVFNPPVTGREDHDENGVYPLLTEPEAD, from the coding sequence GTGATCGTCCGTTCGTTCAAGGACATTGAAGGCACCGACCGGCATGTGAAGGCCGCTTCGGGCACCTGGGAGAGCAAGCGCATCGTTCTCGCCAAGGAGCGGGTGGGCTTCTCCGTCCACGAGACCATCCTGTACGCGGGTACGGAGACGTCGATGTGGTACGCCAACCACATCGAGGCCGTCGTCTGCACCAAGGGTGAGGCGGAGCTGACCGACGACACGACCGGCGAGAAGTACACGATCACGCCGGGCACCATGTACCTGCTCGACGGGCACGAGAAGCACACGATGCGGATCAAGGAGGACTTCCACTGCATCTGTGTCTTCAACCCGCCCGTCACGGGTCGTGAGGACCACGACGAGAACGGCGTGTACCCGCTGCTCACGGAGCCGGAAGCGGACTGA
- the thpD gene encoding ectoine hydroxylase, translating to MTTAPERTSDLYPTRGAEEVLIERKDPVVWSEPGAAGPITAGDLAGFERDGFLAIDQLITPDEVSVYHSELDRLINDPAMRADDRSIVEPRSQEIRTIFEVHKISELFGRLAADPRVVGRARQILGSDVYVHQSRINVKPGFGATGFYWHSDFETWHAEDGLPNMRTVSVSIALTKNHDTNGGLMIMPGSHKTFLGCAGATPKDNYKRSLQMQDAGIPSDETLTHLASDYGIRLFTGEAGSATWFDCNAMHGSGDNITPYPRSNVFIVFNSVENTAVEPFAAPVRRPEYIGARDFTPVK from the coding sequence ATGACCACCGCACCCGAACGCACCAGTGACCTGTACCCGACCCGAGGCGCCGAAGAGGTGCTGATCGAGCGCAAGGACCCCGTCGTGTGGTCCGAGCCGGGTGCAGCGGGGCCGATCACGGCCGGGGATCTGGCCGGGTTCGAGCGGGACGGTTTCCTGGCGATCGACCAGTTGATCACCCCGGACGAAGTGAGCGTGTACCACTCCGAGCTGGATCGGCTCATCAACGATCCGGCGATGCGCGCGGACGACCGCTCGATCGTCGAGCCGCGCTCCCAGGAGATCCGAACGATCTTCGAGGTGCACAAGATCAGCGAGCTGTTCGGCAGGCTGGCGGCGGACCCGCGGGTCGTCGGCAGGGCACGGCAGATCCTCGGCTCGGACGTGTACGTCCACCAGTCGCGGATCAACGTGAAGCCGGGCTTCGGTGCGACGGGCTTCTACTGGCACTCGGACTTCGAGACCTGGCACGCGGAGGACGGCCTGCCGAACATGCGGACCGTCTCGGTGTCCATCGCGCTGACGAAGAACCACGACACCAATGGCGGTCTCATGATCATGCCGGGGTCGCACAAGACGTTCCTCGGCTGTGCGGGCGCCACGCCGAAGGACAACTACAAGCGGTCGCTGCAGATGCAGGACGCGGGCATCCCGTCGGACGAGACGCTCACGCACCTCGCGTCCGACTACGGCATCCGTCTGTTCACGGGCGAGGCCGGTTCGGCGACGTGGTTCGACTGCAACGCCATGCACGGCTCGGGGGACAACATCACCCCGTACCCGCGCAGCAACGTCTTCATCGTGTTCAACAGCGTGGAGAACACGGCGGTGGAGCCGTTCGCGGCGCCGGTGCGCCGGCCCGAGTACATCGGGGCGCGGGACTTCACCCCGGTGAAGTGA
- a CDS encoding alkene reductase gives MTTAFDPIDLSGTPLRNRIAMAPMTRSRAGEGGVATDLTAEYYVQRASAGLIVTEGIQPSVVGQGYPDTPGLHSTEQIAAWRKVTDAVHAAGGTIFAQLMHAGRVGHPALLPDGLINVAPSPVAAEGQVYTAEGPKDFVTPHELTDAEIRATVADFATAARNAVDAGFDGVELHGANGYLIHQFLAPGSNHRTDDWGGSPENRIRFAVEAAAAVAAEIGASRTGFRVSPGNPANGISEPDPEPEYTALAKELGALDLAYLHVMEVGDIRELTVRLRQDFGGTLVLNPHSEGPTGPDALALVEDGTADLITFGALFLANPDLPARLQAGGPYNTPDRATYYGGTEKGYTDYAHLPR, from the coding sequence ATGACCACCGCGTTCGACCCGATCGACCTGTCCGGCACCCCGCTCCGCAACCGCATCGCCATGGCCCCCATGACCCGAAGCCGCGCCGGTGAGGGCGGTGTCGCCACCGATCTGACCGCGGAGTACTACGTACAGCGCGCCTCCGCGGGCCTCATCGTCACCGAGGGCATCCAGCCTTCCGTGGTCGGCCAGGGATACCCGGACACGCCGGGCCTGCACAGCACCGAACAGATCGCCGCCTGGCGCAAGGTCACCGACGCCGTGCACGCCGCCGGGGGCACGATCTTCGCCCAGCTCATGCACGCGGGCCGCGTCGGCCACCCCGCCCTCCTGCCCGACGGACTGATCAACGTCGCCCCCTCGCCGGTCGCGGCCGAAGGGCAGGTCTACACCGCCGAGGGCCCCAAGGACTTCGTCACCCCGCACGAGCTCACCGACGCCGAGATCCGCGCCACCGTCGCCGACTTCGCCACCGCGGCCCGCAACGCCGTCGACGCGGGCTTCGACGGCGTGGAGCTGCACGGCGCCAACGGCTACCTGATCCACCAGTTCCTCGCCCCCGGCTCCAACCACCGCACCGACGACTGGGGCGGCTCGCCCGAGAACCGCATCCGGTTCGCCGTCGAGGCCGCCGCGGCCGTCGCCGCGGAGATCGGCGCCTCCCGCACCGGCTTCCGCGTCTCGCCGGGCAACCCCGCCAACGGCATCTCCGAGCCCGACCCCGAGCCCGAGTACACCGCGCTCGCCAAGGAACTGGGCGCGCTCGACCTCGCGTACCTGCACGTCATGGAGGTCGGCGACATCCGCGAGCTCACCGTACGACTGCGGCAGGACTTCGGCGGCACGCTCGTCCTGAACCCGCACAGCGAAGGCCCCACAGGACCCGACGCGCTCGCCCTGGTCGAGGACGGCACCGCGGACCTCATCACGTTCGGCGCGCTGTTCCTCGCCAACCCCGACCTGCCGGCCCGTTTGCAGGCCGGCGGCCCGTACAACACCCCCGACCGCGCGACCTACTACGGCGGCACCGAGAAGGGCTACACGGACTACGCGCACCTGCCGCGGTAG
- a CDS encoding MarR family winged helix-turn-helix transcriptional regulator — protein MKADTVQAPPADPVCTPGASGVADAGPVSLAVSRVARLHRIAAGKVLKGLGLYPGQEFVMMHLWEAGAVRQSELIKAVDLDPSTVTKMLQRLEQAGHVRRRPDPADRRAVLVEASAASCGLLTQVERAWGELEGHTLAGLDDTERADLARLLAKVETNLCKETEDCPERKGRG, from the coding sequence ATGAAGGCCGACACCGTCCAGGCACCCCCGGCCGACCCCGTCTGTACGCCCGGGGCGTCCGGTGTCGCCGACGCGGGACCCGTCAGTCTCGCCGTCAGCCGGGTGGCCCGGCTGCACCGCATCGCCGCGGGCAAGGTGTTGAAGGGGCTCGGCCTCTACCCCGGCCAGGAGTTCGTGATGATGCACCTGTGGGAGGCGGGCGCGGTGCGGCAGTCCGAGCTGATCAAGGCGGTCGACCTCGACCCCTCGACGGTCACGAAGATGCTCCAGCGCCTGGAACAGGCGGGCCACGTGCGCCGCCGCCCCGACCCGGCCGACCGCCGCGCGGTCCTGGTCGAGGCCAGCGCGGCGAGCTGCGGCCTGCTCACGCAGGTGGAACGCGCGTGGGGCGAGCTGGAGGGCCACACGCTGGCGGGTCTGGACGACACGGAACGCGCGGATCTGGCGCGGCTCCTCGCGAAGGTAGAGACGAACCTGTGCAAGGAGACGGAGGACTGCCCGGAGCGGAAAGGGCGGGGCTGA
- a CDS encoding maleylpyruvate isomerase family mycothiol-dependent enzyme translates to MTTPHEAVRELLGAWALDALMPGDEADVVRHLGECEHCAAEAVRLRATVRHLDGPAAPDPVPDTDPGRHGLSLALRSRAPALRTAPHAAPYAAAVAGLRALLAELDEHGPWGTPVIHEWDVHDTVAHLIAADEPLARHVGSNGRAPASSPAPSGAPPPWRVEWAARTREVISRERVRTPAQTVSTWRNQAAGLLSSRAAHDPELAARTVLLAGGRLPVADHFLARAFEAWVHARDIGAALGLPVPPPPGPHLWQLVRFAVRILGPALGPQAPPVALTVSGEGGETEWILGSGDDPVRAQLVLDPVDFCLLVGGRRTPDHVPRGTSGDASAAQRVLTRAASLSWL, encoded by the coding sequence ATGACGACCCCCCACGAGGCGGTACGTGAACTCCTCGGCGCCTGGGCCCTCGACGCCCTCATGCCGGGCGACGAGGCCGATGTCGTACGGCACTTGGGGGAGTGCGAGCACTGCGCCGCCGAAGCGGTACGGCTGCGGGCCACCGTGCGGCACCTGGACGGCCCCGCGGCGCCCGACCCGGTGCCGGACACGGACCCCGGCAGGCACGGCCTCTCCCTCGCCCTGCGCAGCCGCGCCCCCGCCCTGCGCACCGCCCCGCACGCCGCGCCCTACGCCGCCGCGGTGGCCGGACTCCGGGCGCTCCTCGCCGAACTGGACGAACACGGGCCGTGGGGGACGCCGGTCATCCACGAATGGGACGTGCACGACACGGTCGCGCACCTGATCGCCGCGGACGAGCCCCTGGCCCGGCACGTGGGCAGCAACGGGCGGGCCCCCGCGTCGTCCCCGGCCCCCTCCGGAGCGCCGCCCCCGTGGCGCGTCGAATGGGCGGCGCGCACCCGCGAGGTGATCTCCCGCGAACGGGTCCGCACGCCCGCCCAGACCGTCTCCACGTGGCGCAACCAGGCCGCCGGGCTCCTCTCGTCCCGCGCCGCCCACGACCCCGAACTCGCCGCCCGCACCGTGCTGCTCGCCGGCGGGCGGCTCCCCGTCGCCGACCACTTCCTGGCCCGCGCCTTCGAGGCGTGGGTGCACGCCCGCGACATCGGTGCCGCCCTCGGCCTGCCCGTCCCCCCGCCGCCCGGCCCGCACCTGTGGCAGCTGGTCCGCTTCGCCGTCCGCATCCTCGGCCCGGCCCTCGGCCCCCAGGCCCCGCCCGTCGCCCTGACGGTCTCCGGCGAAGGCGGCGAAACGGAGTGGATCCTGGGCAGCGGGGACGACCCGGTACGCGCGCAACTCGTCCTGGACCCCGTCGACTTCTGCCTCCTGGTGGGCGGCCGCCGCACCCCCGACCACGTCCCGCGCGGCACGTCGGGCGACGCGTCGGCGGCCCAGCGGGTCCTGACCCGGGCGGCGTCGCTGTCCTGGCTGTAG
- a CDS encoding RNA polymerase sigma factor, whose protein sequence is MVVPVEPSPEMPGTSDPPSGAGRTTVDTELHRRLVYGEEAALADAYAEYGVLVLRVATRVTRNRTAAEDVTQEVFAHLWTRPYAFDARRGSLRGWLSMLAHRRAVDWVRGEERHRKAAHADETALRAVPAPGPAPDEAILEQERSLLLHSALARLPLPQQQVVHLAYFAGRTYRQAAVELGIPEGTAKTRLRTALRTLAETLADPPLRGEHP, encoded by the coding sequence GTGGTGGTGCCGGTGGAGCCGTCCCCCGAGATGCCGGGCACGTCGGACCCGCCGTCCGGCGCGGGCAGGACGACCGTCGACACCGAGCTGCACCGGCGGCTCGTCTACGGCGAGGAGGCGGCGCTCGCCGACGCCTACGCCGAGTACGGCGTGCTCGTCCTCCGCGTCGCCACCCGCGTCACCCGCAACCGCACCGCCGCCGAGGACGTGACCCAGGAGGTCTTCGCCCACTTGTGGACCAGGCCCTACGCCTTCGACGCACGACGCGGCAGCCTGCGCGGCTGGCTCTCGATGCTCGCCCACCGGCGCGCCGTGGACTGGGTCCGCGGCGAGGAACGGCACCGCAAGGCCGCCCACGCCGACGAGACCGCCCTGCGGGCGGTCCCGGCGCCCGGCCCCGCCCCGGACGAGGCGATCCTCGAACAGGAACGCTCCCTGCTCCTGCACTCCGCCCTCGCCAGGCTCCCGCTGCCCCAGCAACAGGTGGTGCACCTCGCCTACTTCGCAGGACGCACCTACCGGCAGGCCGCCGTCGAACTCGGCATCCCCGAAGGCACCGCGAAGACCCGCCTGCGAACGGCCCTGCGCACCCTGGCCGAGACCCTCGCGGACCCACCCCTGCGAGGTGAGCACCCATGA
- a CDS encoding DeoR/GlpR family DNA-binding transcription regulator, with protein MTAEERQRRIVNAARHAGSVDVTALAGELGVAKETVRRDLRALEDHGLVRRTHGGAYPVESAGFETTLAFRTTMHVPEKRRIAAAAAELLGDAETVFVDEGFTPQLIAEALPGAAAGRPLTVVTASLATAGSLAEAENVTVLLLGGRVRSGTLATVDHWTTRMLAGFVIDLAYIGANGISREHGLTTPDPAVSEVKAQAIRASRRTVFMGVHTKFGATSFCRFAGIGDLDTIVTSSRLPASEAHRYSLLGPQVLRV; from the coding sequence ATGACCGCGGAGGAACGTCAGCGGCGGATCGTCAACGCTGCCCGGCACGCCGGCTCCGTCGACGTGACGGCCCTCGCCGGTGAGCTCGGCGTCGCCAAGGAGACCGTCCGCCGCGACCTGCGGGCCCTGGAGGACCACGGACTGGTCCGCCGCACCCACGGCGGCGCCTACCCCGTGGAGAGCGCGGGTTTCGAGACCACCCTCGCCTTCCGCACGACCATGCACGTCCCGGAGAAGCGGCGCATCGCGGCCGCCGCCGCCGAACTCCTCGGCGACGCGGAGACCGTCTTCGTCGACGAGGGCTTCACCCCGCAGCTCATCGCCGAGGCGCTGCCAGGAGCCGCGGCGGGCCGCCCGCTCACCGTCGTCACCGCCTCCCTGGCCACCGCCGGGTCGCTCGCCGAGGCCGAGAACGTCACCGTGCTGCTGCTCGGCGGCCGGGTGCGGTCGGGGACGCTCGCCACCGTCGACCACTGGACCACCCGCATGCTGGCCGGGTTCGTCATCGACCTGGCGTACATCGGGGCCAACGGCATCTCCCGCGAACACGGCCTGACCACCCCTGACCCCGCCGTCAGCGAGGTGAAGGCGCAGGCCATCAGGGCGTCGCGGCGCACCGTGTTCATGGGTGTGCACACCAAGTTCGGGGCGACGAGCTTCTGCCGGTTCGCCGGGATCGGCGACCTCGACACGATCGTCACGAGCAGTCGGCTGCCCGCGTCCGAAGCGCACCGCTACTCCCTCCTGGGCCCACAGGTCCTCCGCGTCTGA